From the Lathyrus oleraceus cultivar Zhongwan6 chromosome 4, CAAS_Psat_ZW6_1.0, whole genome shotgun sequence genome, one window contains:
- the LOC127138468 gene encoding uncharacterized protein C12B10.15c, with protein MEKGAAATKIDLKQDGVESLSGRVHLLPCCIKHDGPTEVSHYFKPKPTGVVGEDGLQLQQSHFRGRLLEGTTLQLPHNYSGFVLGKKNSSSKSDESSDSWESSATFKDITYWNHDCVPSQNDDFFRAFRWISVAEALHSPVTPEELASFTL; from the exons ATGGAAAAAGGCGCGGCGGCGACGAAGATAGATCTAAAGCAAGACGGTGTCGAGAGTCTGAGCGGCCGTGTTCATCTACTTCCCTGCTGCATCAAGCACGACGGCCCCACCGAAGTTTCTCACTATTTCAAACCTAAACCTACCGGCGTCGTCGGAGAAGACGGTTTACAATTACAGCAATCGCATTTTAGAGGAAGGTTACTCGAAGGAACTACACTTCAACTTCCTCATAACTACTCTG GTTTTGTTTTGGGAAAGAAAAATTCGTCAAGTAAATCTGATGAAAGTTCTGATTCGTGGGAGAGCAGTGCAACGTTTAAGGATATTACGTATTGGAATCACGATTGCGTTCCTTCGCAGAATGATGATTTCTTCCGTGCTTTTCGTTGGATATCTGTTGCTGAAGCT